The proteins below come from a single Fusobacterium nucleatum genomic window:
- the prfA gene encoding peptide chain release factor 1, with protein MFDKLEEVVARYDELNKMLISPEVLADSKKMIECNKALNEITEIVEKYKEYKKYVDDIEFIKESFKTEKDSDMREMLNEELKETEEKLPKLEEELKILLLPKDKNDDKNVIVEIRGGAGGDEAALFAADLFRMYSRYAERKKWKIEIIEKQDGELGGIKEIAFTIIGLGAYSRLKFESGVHRVQRVPKTEASGRIHTSTATVAVLPEVEDVQEVTVDPKDLKIDTYRSGGAGGQHVNMTDSAVRITHLPTGIVVQCQDERSQLKNREKAMKHLVTKLYEMEQEKQRSEVESERRLQVGTGDRAEKIRTYNFPDGRITDHRIKLTVHQLEAFLDGDIDEMIDALITFHQAELLSASEQ; from the coding sequence ATGTTTGATAAATTAGAAGAAGTTGTTGCTAGATATGATGAGCTTAACAAAATGTTAATTAGTCCAGAGGTTCTAGCAGATTCTAAAAAAATGATAGAATGTAATAAAGCTTTAAATGAAATAACAGAAATTGTTGAAAAATATAAAGAATACAAAAAATATGTAGATGATATTGAATTTATTAAGGAGAGTTTTAAGACAGAAAAAGATTCTGATATGAGAGAAATGCTTAATGAAGAATTAAAAGAAACAGAAGAAAAATTACCAAAACTTGAAGAAGAATTAAAAATCTTATTACTACCAAAAGATAAAAATGATGATAAGAATGTTATTGTTGAAATAAGAGGTGGAGCTGGTGGAGACGAAGCAGCTCTATTTGCAGCTGATTTATTTAGAATGTATTCAAGATATGCTGAAAGAAAAAAATGGAAGATTGAAATTATAGAAAAACAAGATGGAGAACTTGGTGGAATAAAAGAAATTGCCTTTACTATAATTGGGCTAGGGGCATATTCAAGATTAAAGTTTGAATCAGGAGTTCATAGAGTACAAAGAGTTCCAAAGACAGAAGCTTCTGGAAGAATCCATACTTCAACTGCAACTGTTGCTGTTTTACCAGAAGTTGAAGATGTTCAAGAAGTTACAGTTGATCCTAAAGATTTAAAAATAGATACTTATAGATCTGGTGGAGCAGGAGGGCAACATGTTAATATGACAGACTCTGCTGTAAGAATTACTCACTTACCTACTGGAATAGTGGTTCAATGTCAGGATGAAAGATCTCAATTAAAAAATAGAGAAAAAGCTATGAAGCATTTAGTTACTAAACTTTATGAAATGGAACAAGAAAAACAAAGAAGTGAAGTTGAATCTGAAAGAAGATTACAAGTAGGAACAGGAGATAGAGCTGAGAAAATTAGGACATATAACTTCCCAGATGGAAGAATCACAGACCATAGAATAAAACTTACAGTACATCAATTAGAAGCATTTTTAGACGGGGATATAGATGAAATGATTGATGCACTTATAACTTTCCATCAAGCAGAACTTTTATCTGCTTCGGAACAATAA
- a CDS encoding helix-turn-helix domain-containing protein translates to MKKDKTNKAIDENIKKCKDLVKKYRKEKRWTQEELADKLEVALPTIKRYEGGTLAIPKNKITKLFEVLDMKLDDLRCIFANEEDFIEELEKIEKVRDNKQKFEALRGFLKCLGYEIGNLGNLVPSKALISYFRVSNKSNDKLYFLSDDDIKNLMEDLKNEIDKLIKKNANGKVTEIELNYIKEQLKMK, encoded by the coding sequence ATGAAAAAAGATAAGACCAATAAAGCCATAGATGAAAATATAAAGAAATGTAAAGACCTAGTTAAGAAATACAGAAAAGAAAAGAGATGGACACAAGAAGAACTTGCTGATAAGTTAGAAGTAGCATTACCAACTATTAAAAGATATGAGGGTGGTACTCTTGCTATACCAAAGAACAAAATAACTAAACTATTTGAAGTCTTAGATATGAAACTTGATGATTTAAGATGTATATTTGCCAATGAAGAAGATTTTATTGAAGAGTTAGAAAAAATTGAAAAAGTTAGAGATAATAAACAAAAATTTGAGGCTCTGAGAGGCTTTTTAAAGTGCTTAGGATATGAGATAGGTAATCTAGGTAACCTAGTACCAAGCAAAGCCCTTATAAGCTATTTTAGAGTGTCAAATAAAAGTAATGATAAACTATACTTTTTAAGTGATGATGACATTAAAAATCTTATGGAAGACCTTAAAAATGAAATTGATAAACTGATTAAAAAAAATGCAAATGGAAAAGTAACAGAAATTGAACTTAATTATATCAAAGAACAACTAAAAATGAAATAG
- a CDS encoding tyrosine-type recombinase/integrase, which translates to MKGANKTGCIVKLKGNRRRPYVLYSPCFYDNVSQKYKRSALGYYSTLEEAKMYKIAYFSNNIDLLKNSNNTTSLIFEEVYKLWLKNKDVRKSTMKNYTTNFNRSSILHKMPIDTINGLFLQNIINKANLTKGSLRNLKSFWANIWDFALLNDLCNKKNYPKLLKLPSIERGNKTSIRERIFTDEEIEILWNNLYKDKRKIVDIVLILCYTGLRIGELLNIKVKDIDLKEKTINITNSKTVNGLRTIPIHDKLLPLISNRMYKGNEYLFTILDNKHYKYDSFDNHFRILCKDLKLKYHTLHDTRHTFATLLVNAEVNKEVIIKMIGHKRYKTTLDIYVHKNYDDMKRAINQI; encoded by the coding sequence GTGAAAGGAGCTAATAAAACAGGCTGTATAGTCAAATTAAAAGGTAATAGAAGAAGACCTTATGTACTTTATAGTCCTTGCTTTTATGATAATGTTAGCCAAAAATATAAAAGGTCAGCATTAGGATATTATTCAACATTAGAAGAAGCTAAAATGTATAAAATTGCTTATTTCTCCAATAATATAGACCTTTTAAAGAATAGTAACAATACAACTTCATTGATATTTGAAGAAGTATATAAACTATGGCTTAAAAATAAAGATGTTAGAAAATCAACTATGAAAAATTATACAACTAACTTTAATAGAAGTTCTATCTTACATAAAATGCCAATAGATACTATTAATGGCTTATTTCTTCAAAATATCATAAATAAGGCTAATTTAACAAAGGGTAGTCTAAGAAATTTAAAAAGTTTTTGGGCTAATATATGGGATTTTGCTTTGTTAAATGATTTATGTAATAAAAAGAATTATCCTAAGTTGTTAAAGTTACCAAGCATTGAAAGAGGAAATAAGACAAGTATAAGAGAAAGAATATTTACAGATGAAGAAATAGAAATCTTATGGAATAATTTATACAAAGATAAAAGGAAAATTGTTGATATAGTGCTTATATTATGTTATACAGGTCTTAGAATAGGAGAGCTATTGAATATAAAGGTAAAGGATATAGACCTTAAAGAAAAGACAATAAACATTACAAATTCTAAGACTGTAAATGGTCTTAGAACTATACCAATACACGATAAATTACTTCCTTTAATATCAAATAGAATGTATAAAGGTAATGAGTATCTGTTTACTATCTTAGACAATAAGCATTATAAGTATGATTCATTTGATAATCATTTTAGAATATTATGCAAAGACCTTAAATTGAAATATCATACACTTCATGATACAAGACATACATTTGCTACTTTATTGGTAAATGCAGAAGTAAATAAAGAGGTAATAATTAAGATGATAGGACATAAGAGATATAAGACAACATTAGACATCTATGTACATAAGAACTATGATGATATGAAAAGAGCAATTAATCAGATATAA
- a CDS encoding N-acetylmuramoyl-L-alanine amidase family protein, protein MKKKLLSIFFVFLISVLSFSAKVNDVKFSANKFIINLNAADGECLVSADEESRLIYIEIQNLNSSSFEKFSRNLELDIRGSNLFEDVIIDKSKDSISLTLQIAPKVSYTMNASNNAIELSLQRTSKNKHLIVIDPGHGGKDPGAARGSVVEKKIVLAVGTYLRDELSKDFNVIMTRDSDFFVVLSERPKIGNKNKAALFVSVHANAAENKSANGVEVFYFSKKSSPYAERIANFENSIGEKYGDSSDKIIQISGELAYKKNQENSIRLAKKIVENIADRLEMRNGGVHGANFAVLRGFNGTGVLIELGFVSNSYDAEILVDTASQQKMAEEIAKSIREYLTR, encoded by the coding sequence ATGAAAAAAAAATTACTTAGTATTTTTTTCGTTTTTCTTATATCAGTTTTATCATTCTCGGCAAAGGTAAATGATGTAAAATTTTCTGCTAATAAATTTATAATTAATTTGAATGCAGCTGATGGAGAATGTTTAGTGAGTGCTGATGAAGAATCAAGACTTATATATATAGAAATTCAGAATTTGAATAGTAGCTCTTTTGAAAAATTTTCAAGAAATTTAGAGTTAGATATTAGAGGTTCTAATTTATTTGAGGATGTAATAATAGATAAATCAAAAGATAGTATTTCATTGACATTACAAATTGCACCAAAAGTTTCTTATACTATGAATGCTTCAAATAATGCGATAGAACTAAGTTTACAAAGAACTTCAAAAAATAAACATCTTATAGTTATAGATCCAGGACATGGTGGAAAAGACCCTGGAGCTGCAAGAGGTTCAGTAGTGGAAAAAAAGATTGTTCTTGCAGTTGGAACTTATTTAAGAGATGAGCTTTCAAAAGATTTCAATGTGATAATGACAAGAGATTCTGATTTTTTTGTAGTTTTAAGTGAAAGACCTAAAATTGGAAATAAAAATAAGGCAGCATTGTTTGTAAGTGTTCATGCTAATGCTGCTGAAAATAAAAGTGCTAATGGAGTTGAAGTATTTTATTTTTCTAAAAAATCATCACCTTATGCAGAAAGAATTGCTAATTTTGAAAATAGTATAGGTGAAAAATATGGTGATAGTAGTGATAAGATAATTCAAATATCAGGAGAATTAGCATATAAGAAAAATCAAGAAAATTCCATAAGGCTTGCTAAAAAAATAGTGGAGAATATTGCTGATAGATTAGAAATGAGAAATGGTGGAGTTCATGGAGCAAACTTTGCAGTATTAAGAGGGTTTAATGGAACAGGAGTATTGATAGAGTTAGGATTTGTTAGTAATTCTTATGATGCAGAAATTTTAGTTGATACAGCTTCTCAACAAAAGATGGCTGAAGAAATTGCAAAATCAATTAGGGAATATTTGACAAGGTGA
- the yajC gene encoding preprotein translocase subunit YajC, with protein sequence MQELFAKYGSTGIIVVVWIAIFYFLIIRPNKKKQKQQQDLLSSLKEGTEVMTIGGIKGTIAFVGEDYVEIRVDKGVKLTFRKSAIANVINNNQ encoded by the coding sequence ATGCAAGAATTATTTGCTAAGTATGGAAGTACAGGAATTATTGTAGTTGTTTGGATTGCTATTTTTTATTTTTTAATAATCAGACCTAATAAGAAAAAGCAAAAACAACAACAAGATCTTCTTAGCTCTTTAAAAGAAGGGACAGAAGTAATGACTATTGGTGGAATTAAAGGAACAATAGCTTTTGTTGGGGAAGATTATGTTGAAATCAGAGTAGATAAAGGAGTTAAATTAACTTTTAGAAAATCTGCTATTGCAAATGTTATCAACAACAATCAATAA